One genomic region from Panthera tigris isolate Pti1 chromosome D1, P.tigris_Pti1_mat1.1, whole genome shotgun sequence encodes:
- the LOC102960083 gene encoding olfactory receptor 52Z1-like produces the protein MTISSNHTNLRDIWYTMTGIPGLEYAHIWISIPICFMYIVSVLGNTFLLFLIFTERSLHEPMYLFLSMLALADIFLSTVTTPKMLAIFWFQDGGISFGCCVSQMFFLHFIFVAESAILLAMAFDRYVAICHPLRYTTILTPSVIGKMGIASVIRSFFICFPLVFLVYRLAYCGRNIIHHSYCEHMGIARLACDSIKINIYYGVIVALFSTCLDVVLIIVSYALILCTVFRIPSQDARLKTLGTCGSHVCVILLFYTPAFFSFFAHRFGGHHIPLHVHILLANLYVVVPPTLNPIIYGVKTKKVQEKFVHVFSVSNKFC, from the coding sequence ATGACAATCTCTTCAAACCACACCAACCTTAGAGATATTTGGTATACCATGACTGGGATCCCAGGACTGGAATATGCACACATATGGATCTCCATTCCCATCTGTTTCATGTACATAGTTTCTGTTTTAGGCAACACCTTCTTATTATTCCTGATCTTCACTGAACGCAGTCTTCATGAACCCATGTACCTTTTCTTGTCCATGTTAGCCCTGGCAGATATCTTTCTCTCCACAGTCACCACACCAAAGATGCTAGCAATCTTCTGGTTCCAAGATGGGGGTATTTCTTTTGGTTGCTGTGTGTCCCAAATGTTTTTTCTCCACTTCATCTTTGTGGCAGAGTCTGCCATATTGCTGGCCATGGCATTTGACCGCTATGTAGCCATCTGCCATCCACTAAGATATACCACAATTCTAACCCCCTCAGTCATTGGAAAAATGGGCATTGCATCTGTGATCAGGAGTTTCTTCATCTGCTTCCCCTTGGTTTTTCTGGTTTATCGGCTTGCTTACTGTGggaggaatattattcatcacTCATATTGTGAACATATGGGCATTGCCAGGCTAGCCTGTGATAGCATCAAAATCAACATCTACTATGGGGTGATTGTGGCCCTATTTTCTACATGCCTGGATGTGGTGCTTATCATTGTCTCCTATGCCCTTATACTCTGTACAGTTTTTAGAATTCCTTCCCAAGATGCCCGACTCAAGACTCTGGGTACTTGTGGCTCCCATGTCTGTGTTATCCTGCTGTTCTATACTCCagcctttttttcattctttgctcACCGATTTGGGGGCCACCATATACCACTCCATGTACATATCCTCCTTGCCAATCTTTATGTGGTGGTACCACCCACTCTCAATCCCATCATTTATGGAGTTAAGACCAAGAAAGTTCAGGAGAAGTTTGTCCATGTCTTTTCTGTGAGCAATAAATTCTGCTGA